The following coding sequences lie in one Polynucleobacter necessarius genomic window:
- a CDS encoding phage holin family protein, producing the protein MSQENLLSSIKNLASTGASIAQTRLELLSVDVQIARNQFLRLLVLMICALFFLFFGLVMLALLIVIYSWETDRVLALTLVTCAFLSIGAIMALVVIQSLRKMPKLFEASISELAKDCKALGR; encoded by the coding sequence TCACAAGAAAACTTGCTGTCTTCTATTAAGAATTTAGCTTCTACCGGTGCCTCTATTGCGCAGACGCGTTTAGAGCTGTTGTCGGTTGATGTACAAATTGCCCGTAATCAATTCCTTCGTCTTTTAGTGCTCATGATTTGCGCGCTCTTCTTTTTGTTTTTCGGTTTAGTGATGTTGGCTTTACTCATCGTCATCTACAGCTGGGAGACTGATAGAGTATTAGCCTTGACTCTGGTAACTTGCGCATTTTTATCGATTGGCGCCATCATGGCATTAGTCGTTATACAGTCCCTTAGAAAAATGCCCAAGCTGTTTGAGGCTAGTATTTCTGAGCTTGCTAAAGACTGCAAAGCCTTAGGTAGATGA
- a CDS encoding adenine phosphoribosyltransferase: MNLLDYLPRVSDFPKPGILFRDISPLLANPSAFQEAISQLERIANGFDYTHILGIESRGFVFGSALAHKTSKGLALARKPNKLPLASHREAYGLEYGSDSLEIQQSTLPKDARVLLMDDVLATGGTLIAANKLLQKAGFEVCGAITLLEITALGGSQLLDQNGISNQSVLKS; the protein is encoded by the coding sequence ATGAATTTATTAGATTATCTACCTCGCGTGTCAGACTTTCCAAAGCCTGGAATCTTATTCAGGGATATTTCACCGCTTTTGGCTAATCCAAGCGCTTTTCAGGAGGCCATCTCCCAACTAGAGCGCATTGCCAATGGGTTTGATTACACCCATATCCTAGGAATTGAGTCACGTGGTTTTGTCTTTGGCTCAGCCCTCGCGCATAAAACCAGCAAGGGTCTAGCGCTGGCCAGAAAGCCCAATAAACTCCCTTTAGCAAGCCATCGTGAAGCATATGGATTGGAGTATGGGTCTGACTCACTGGAAATTCAGCAGTCTACTCTTCCCAAAGACGCTAGGGTTTTATTAATGGATGATGTCTTAGCCACTGGTGGCACTCTGATTGCAGCTAATAAACTGCTTCAGAAAGCGGGCTTTGAAGTATGTGGCGCCATCACGCTCTTAGAAATTACCGCGCTAGGCGGAAGTCAATTACTAGACCAAAACGGTATTAGCAATCAATCTGTCTTAAAAAGTTAA
- a CDS encoding IlvD/Edd family dehydratase: MTSKPKDPKSAPETGLRKGLTSYGDKGFSLFLRKAFIKGAGYTNSALDRPVIGIINTGSAYNPCHGNMPALLEAVKRGIMLAGGLPMEFPTISIHESFAAPTSMYLRNLMSMDTEEMLRAQPMDAVVMIGGCDKTVPVQMMGAASAGLPAIQLITGSMLTGSHRNERVGACTDCRRYWGKFRAGEIDEIEKDEVNDQLVANVGTCSVMGTASTMACISEALGMTVPGGATPPAVTADRIRIAEETGACAVQMAKDGLTIDKILTADAFENAIRVLLAIGGSANGIVHLAAIAGRMGLEIDLAALDKMGNETPVLVDLKPSGDHYMENFHDAGGMATLLRELKSLLKLNALTVTGRTLGEEIDLAPPSFKQDVVRKIDNPIYPRGSIAVLHGNLAPGGAIIKQSAANEKLMEHEGRAVVFENSEDLANRIDSPDLDITENDIIVLKNIGPKGAPGMPEAGYIPIPIKLAKAGVKDIVRISDGRMSDTAFGTIVLHVTPESAIGGPLAHVRNGDRIRLSVQNREISLLISDEELAKRAIENPISPPTAEQGYKKLFLDTVTQADQGVDFDFLRATKVVGKTPSK, from the coding sequence ATGACATCCAAGCCAAAAGACCCTAAATCCGCACCTGAAACTGGTTTACGCAAAGGCTTAACTAGCTATGGTGATAAAGGCTTTTCTCTATTTTTACGCAAAGCCTTTATCAAAGGCGCAGGCTATACCAATAGCGCTCTAGATCGTCCAGTAATTGGCATTATCAATACTGGCAGCGCCTACAACCCCTGTCATGGAAATATGCCTGCGTTATTAGAGGCGGTAAAGCGCGGCATCATGCTTGCTGGTGGCTTGCCCATGGAATTTCCGACGATATCCATTCACGAAAGTTTTGCTGCTCCAACCAGCATGTACCTACGCAACCTCATGTCGATGGATACCGAAGAGATGCTGCGCGCTCAACCCATGGATGCAGTTGTCATGATTGGCGGTTGCGACAAGACGGTTCCCGTACAAATGATGGGGGCCGCCTCTGCTGGTTTGCCTGCCATTCAGCTCATCACTGGCTCGATGCTAACAGGATCGCATCGTAATGAACGTGTTGGCGCCTGCACAGACTGCCGCCGTTACTGGGGAAAATTCCGCGCAGGTGAAATTGATGAAATTGAAAAGGATGAAGTCAATGACCAGCTTGTTGCCAACGTAGGTACCTGTTCAGTGATGGGCACTGCCAGTACGATGGCTTGCATATCTGAAGCGCTGGGCATGACTGTGCCTGGTGGTGCAACACCTCCAGCAGTCACTGCTGATCGCATTCGTATTGCTGAAGAAACTGGCGCTTGCGCAGTTCAAATGGCTAAAGATGGTTTAACGATTGACAAAATATTGACCGCTGATGCTTTCGAAAACGCTATACGGGTTCTCTTAGCGATTGGAGGCTCAGCCAATGGCATCGTTCACTTAGCAGCGATTGCTGGCCGCATGGGCCTAGAAATTGATCTTGCAGCACTAGACAAAATGGGCAACGAGACTCCTGTCCTAGTCGATCTAAAACCGTCAGGCGATCATTACATGGAGAATTTCCATGATGCCGGTGGCATGGCTACATTGCTTCGCGAACTAAAATCCTTGCTCAAACTCAATGCATTGACGGTGACCGGCAGAACCTTAGGCGAAGAAATTGATTTAGCACCACCAAGCTTTAAGCAAGATGTCGTTCGCAAGATTGATAACCCCATTTATCCACGGGGAAGTATTGCCGTATTACACGGCAACCTAGCGCCAGGAGGCGCCATCATCAAACAATCTGCCGCTAATGAAAAACTCATGGAGCACGAAGGCCGCGCAGTAGTTTTTGAAAATTCTGAAGATTTAGCCAATCGAATCGATAGTCCAGATTTGGATATCACTGAGAATGACATTATTGTGTTGAAAAATATTGGGCCCAAAGGCGCACCAGGAATGCCAGAGGCTGGTTATATTCCGATCCCAATTAAATTGGCTAAAGCGGGTGTAAAGGATATTGTGCGCATTTCTGATGGTCGTATGAGTGACACTGCTTTTGGCACCATTGTTTTACATGTCACCCCAGAATCCGCTATTGGTGGTCCGCTAGCCCATGTCCGCAATGGCGATCGTATCCGCCTATCCGTTCAGAACCGAGAAATCAGTTTATTGATCTCCGATGAAGAATTAGCCAAACGTGCCATTGAAAATCCCATCTCACCGCCTACTGCTGAGCAGGGTTATAAAAAGCTCTTCCTAGATACCGTCACACAAGCAGACCAAGGTGTCGATTTTGATTTCTTAAGGGCGACAAAAGTGGTGGGTAAAACACCGAGCAAATAA
- a CDS encoding phosphorylase family protein, whose amino-acid sequence MKTHHLIITALESELKRDVLPTGLQIVYCGVGKINAAINTLKAIAQYQPHSIINFGTAGKVNHELHGLIDIAKVIQRDMNTEPLAPRGKTPFCNKPAQYLSTGKHFCGTGDSFVTAHDPWLIEQGIDLVDMELFAIAACAHEHHIPWQSYKYITDDANENSGKEWQEKVHHGQDLFLDRLCQILS is encoded by the coding sequence ATGAAAACCCATCACCTGATTATCACCGCATTAGAGAGCGAGCTCAAGCGCGATGTGCTACCGACAGGATTGCAGATTGTCTATTGTGGAGTTGGCAAAATCAATGCAGCCATCAACACTCTCAAAGCGATTGCTCAGTATCAACCGCACTCGATTATCAATTTTGGTACAGCAGGCAAAGTCAATCATGAGCTTCATGGATTAATTGATATTGCCAAAGTAATACAGCGCGATATGAATACCGAACCGCTGGCGCCAAGAGGAAAAACCCCTTTTTGCAACAAGCCTGCACAATATTTATCTACTGGAAAGCATTTCTGCGGTACTGGAGATAGCTTTGTCACTGCGCATGATCCTTGGCTGATCGAACAGGGTATAGATTTGGTGGATATGGAATTATTTGCTATCGCAGCGTGTGCCCACGAGCACCATATTCCATGGCAGTCCTATAAGTACATTACTGATGACGCCAATGAGAATTCTGGAAAAGAATGGCAAGAAAAAGTGCATCACGGTCAAGATCTGTTTCTTGATAGACTCTGCCAGATATTGAGCTAA
- a CDS encoding YqjK family protein, giving the protein MSRDTKALHARRADLQVQCSLERKAFAAHFEPWEKPLSWADKGVDAFHFLKDNPLLWTSAFAALAHYRPKLASKVLALGWGAMRVVKTAKKLI; this is encoded by the coding sequence ATGAGTCGCGATACTAAAGCCCTCCATGCAAGGCGCGCTGATCTACAAGTGCAATGCAGTCTTGAGCGCAAAGCATTTGCCGCCCATTTTGAACCCTGGGAAAAACCGCTATCGTGGGCGGATAAGGGTGTGGATGCATTTCATTTTCTAAAAGATAACCCACTATTGTGGACAAGCGCTTTTGCTGCATTGGCGCACTACAGACCAAAACTAGCTAGCAAAGTACTTGCCTTGGGTTGGGGTGCTATGCGTGTTGTAAAAACTGCCAAGAAGTTAATTTAG
- a CDS encoding AMP-binding protein: MNTPKPWLKNYPAGVPQEIILPAQGSLADFLEQCFERYANRNALESMGKFFTYRQIDRFSKDFASYLQTLELEKGARVALMYPNVVEYVIAMLGTLRAGYVVVNINPLYTARELESQLKDSGASVLVLMENFAHTYEQIENQLNIKHVIVSSPGELLGLKGYLINFVARKIKKLVPAWSIRSISFRQALNMGGHRVFKKPQLTLDDIAFLQYTGGTTGISKGAVLLHRNILANIMQIEVWLLAGLEKRINDQLQFICALPMTHIFALTACAMLGIARGALLILVANSRDIDGFIKLLIKHPNINIFPGVNTLFHALIHRPEFKKVKFNNLLVTIGGGMAVHQKTADHWQALTAACPIAQGYGLSETSPVVCVNSPLEKRFTDHIGSLIPGTDVVILDDDEVELPHGTPGEICIHGPQVMAGYWNRPQETAQCMTVDGYFKSGDIGLITDEGYVQIVDRKKDMIVVAGFKVFPNDVEDVLTRIPGIKECGVIGVPHRKLGEIVKAYVVKSNHHLTEAEITDYCKEHLTNYKRPRKIVLVNELPKSNVGKILRRELRKL; encoded by the coding sequence TTGAATACTCCAAAACCTTGGCTCAAAAATTATCCTGCGGGTGTTCCCCAGGAAATCATTTTGCCCGCTCAAGGTTCATTGGCTGATTTTTTGGAACAATGCTTTGAGCGTTACGCCAATCGCAATGCGTTGGAGTCTATGGGGAAATTTTTTACCTACCGTCAAATAGATCGGTTCTCTAAAGATTTTGCCAGCTACCTGCAAACTCTTGAATTAGAGAAGGGTGCCCGTGTTGCTTTGATGTATCCCAATGTTGTGGAGTATGTCATTGCTATGTTGGGTACCTTGCGTGCAGGATATGTGGTTGTTAATATCAATCCCCTTTACACAGCTAGAGAGTTAGAGTCTCAACTAAAAGATAGTGGTGCCTCTGTATTGGTGTTGATGGAAAACTTTGCCCATACCTATGAGCAAATTGAGAATCAACTCAACATCAAGCATGTCATTGTGAGTAGTCCTGGGGAGCTTTTGGGTCTTAAGGGGTATCTTATCAATTTCGTGGCTCGAAAGATCAAAAAACTAGTCCCTGCGTGGAGTATTCGGAGTATTTCTTTTCGGCAAGCCCTAAACATGGGCGGACATCGTGTATTTAAAAAACCTCAATTGACCTTAGATGACATTGCTTTTTTGCAATATACCGGCGGCACTACCGGTATTTCTAAGGGAGCAGTGCTTTTACACCGCAATATCCTGGCTAATATCATGCAAATAGAGGTTTGGTTACTGGCGGGTCTAGAAAAAAGGATTAATGATCAACTTCAATTTATATGTGCTTTGCCGATGACGCATATATTTGCGCTGACAGCATGCGCAATGCTCGGAATTGCAAGGGGCGCTCTATTAATCTTGGTTGCTAATTCGCGTGATATCGATGGTTTTATTAAGCTATTGATCAAACATCCCAACATTAATATTTTCCCAGGCGTTAATACGCTCTTTCATGCATTGATTCACCGTCCTGAGTTTAAAAAGGTCAAATTTAATAATCTATTGGTTACGATTGGTGGTGGTATGGCAGTTCATCAAAAGACTGCTGACCATTGGCAAGCTCTGACTGCTGCTTGCCCCATCGCTCAGGGTTATGGCTTGTCAGAAACATCACCCGTTGTCTGTGTTAACAGCCCATTAGAAAAGCGTTTTACGGACCATATTGGCTCGCTCATTCCGGGCACGGATGTAGTCATATTGGATGATGATGAAGTGGAGCTGCCTCACGGAACTCCTGGTGAGATTTGTATTCATGGTCCTCAAGTGATGGCGGGTTACTGGAATAGACCCCAAGAAACTGCACAGTGCATGACTGTAGATGGCTATTTCAAATCGGGAGACATTGGCTTAATTACAGACGAAGGTTACGTGCAGATCGTTGATCGTAAAAAAGACATGATCGTCGTAGCTGGATTTAAAGTATTCCCCAATGATGTTGAAGATGTCCTCACCAGAATACCAGGCATAAAAGAGTGCGGCGTGATTGGGGTACCTCATCGCAAATTGGGTGAGATCGTCAAGGCTTACGTAGTTAAGTCAAATCATCATTTAACTGAAGCCGAGATTACCGACTACTGTAAAGAGCATCTCACCAATTACAAGCGTCCACGCAAGATTGTCCTTGTCAACGAGCTTCCCAAATCAAATGTTGGAAAAATTTTGCGGCGCGAACTCAGAAAACTGTAA